One Phaseolus vulgaris cultivar G19833 chromosome 2, P. vulgaris v2.0, whole genome shotgun sequence DNA window includes the following coding sequences:
- the LOC137812322 gene encoding UDP-N-acetylglucosamine transporter ROCK1 isoform X2, with translation MSCNLFSSSCRQEVIVTSSVLVCELAKVLCAVFIMAKDGTLRKVYKEWTLVGALTASGLPAAIYALQNSLLQISYKNLDSLTFSMLNQTKIFFTAFFTYFILRQKQSIEQIGALFLLIVAAVLLSVGEGSSKGSSSVNADQILFYGIIPVLVASVLSGLASSLCQWASQVKKHSSYLMTIEMSIVGSLCLLASTFKSPDGEAMRQHGFFYGWTPLTLIPVMFNAFGGILVGLVTSHAGGVRKGFVIVSALLITALLQFIFDGKPPSLYCLVALPLVVTSISIYQKYPNQVKKKES, from the exons ATGTCTTGTAACCTATTTTCCTCTTCCTGCAGACAAGAGGTTATTGTGACTTCATCTGTTTTGGTATGTGAGCTAGCAAAG GTTTTATGTGCAGTGTTTATCATGGCAAAAGATGGTACTCTAAGAAAAGTGTATAAAGAATGGACTTTGGTTGGTGCACTGACTGCATCAGGACTTCCTGCAGCTATATATGCATTGCAAAACAGTTTGCTGCAAATTTCTTACAAGAATCTTGATTCACTCACATTCTCAATGCTGAATcagacaaaaatatttttcactgCATTCTTTACATATTTCATATTGAG GCAAAAACAATCCATTGAGCAAATTGGGGCCTTGTTTTTGTTAATAGTTGCGGCAGTTCTTTTAAGTGTTGGCGAAGGCTCTAGCAAAGGTTCCTCTAGTGTTAATGCTGATCAAATTTTATTCTATGGAATTATTCCTGTATTAGTTGCTTCAGTGCTCTCCGGACTGGCTTCTTCCTTGTGTCAGTGGGCCTCTCAG GTTAAGAAACACTCATCATACTTGATGACTATAGAAATGTCTATTGTTGGGAGTCTATGTTTGCTAGCCAGTACTTTTAAATCACCAGATGGGGAAGCTATGAGACAGCATGGATTTTTCTATGGTTGGACTCCTCTTACTTTG ATTCCAGTAATGTTCAATGCCTTTGGTGGAATTCTTGTTGGTTTAGTTACAAGCCATGCTGGTGGTGTTCGAAAG GGTTTTGTCATTGTTTCGGCTTTACTCATTACAGCACTGCTACAGTTTATTTTCGATGGAAAGCCACCTTCGCTGTATTGCCTTGTGGCTCTTCCTCTAGTGGTCACTAGCATTTCAATATACCAGAAATACCCCAATCAGGTTAAAAAGAAGGAGTCATAG